DNA from Triticum aestivum cultivar Chinese Spring chromosome 7D, IWGSC CS RefSeq v2.1, whole genome shotgun sequence:
tattgcttgagtttattcctctacatcatgtcatcttgcctaatagttactctgttcttatgaacttaatactctaggtgcatgctggatagccgtcgatgtgtggagtaatagtagtagatgcaggcaggagtcggtctacttggttgtggacgtgatgcctatatacatgatcatgcctagatattctcataactatgcactattctatcaattgctcgacagtaatttgttcacccaccgtaatacttatgctatcttgagagaagcccctagtgaaacctatggccccccgggtctattttccatcatataagtttccaatctatttttactttgcaatcttttttagtctttatcataaaaataccaaaaatattatcttatcatctctatcagatctcacttttggaagtggccgtgaagggattgacaacccgtttatcgtgttggttgcaaggttcttatttgtttgtgtaggtacgagtcAACTTGCGTCtggtgtcctactggattgataccttggttctcaaaaactgagggaaatacttacgctactttgctgcatcaccctttcctcttcaagggaaacaccaacacatgctcaagaggtagcacccacccacagtcgaatgggcaagctgaaagagcaaacggtttgattctcaaagggctgaaacctcgattgatgcgtgacctcaagcatgcagcaggcgcttgggtcgatgagctcccctcggtactttggggattgagaacaactccaaatcggtcgactggtcgtACTCCCTTCTTCTTGgtgtatggagctgaagctgtgcttccgagtgatttgcttcacaatgcgccccgagtggaacttttctcagaaactgaagcagaacaggctcgacAGGACGCTGTTGATCTTCTggaggaagagagagagatggccttgatccggtcgactatctatcagcaagaccttcaTCGATTCCATGCTATaaacgtgagaggtcgagcctttcaagagggggaccttgttctccgagtggatcagcaacggccGCACAAGCTTGCCCTCGCTTGGGAAGGCTCCTCCATCATCActaaggtgctccacaacggagcgtaccacctctacaatgtggagcacaataaagacgagccacacgcttggaatgcggagctgctccgccatttttatacttaagcattcagactgttgacatgtaataagaagtaccttttagtTTGTTTATCAAATACACAGCTTTACAATCACCTAAATGATTGTTGTTACTTATATATGCGTTCAAAATCCCCcaatgggtggcttagccgcgaatccgtttcgcccaAGTTCCAAAAagtcccaccgagtgaagagcaagcctatcactcgggggcttagccgcgaatccgtttcgcctaagtttaaaaaaatcccaccgagtgaagagcacgcctctcacttgggggcttagctgtagttccgtactcgcctaagtttaaaaaatcctaccgagtgatgagcaaccctctcactcgggggcttagctgcagttccttACTCGCcaaagtttaaaaatcctaccgagtgatgagcaaccctctcactcggcgGCTTAgttgcagttccgtactcgcctaagtttaaaaaatcctaccgagtgatgagcaaccctctcactcgggggcttagctgcagttttgtactcgcctaagtttaaaaaatcctaccgagtgacgagcaaccctctcactcgggggcttagctacagtctcgtactcgcctaagtttagaaaatcctaccgactgacgagcaaccctctcactcgggggcttagcgcagtaccgtactcgcctaagtatgaaacacATTCCGAGTGAAGAACGATCTTCTCTCTCGGGGACTTGGCCACACGCTCCATCctaatccgcaaggatgacgaggtgcaggtcgactgcgaccttctcctcagagccgcgccacaagtataacgtacACTCCATCCTAATCCacaaggatgatgaggtgcagatcgactgcgaccttctcctcagagttgcgccacaagtacaatgtgcgctccatcccgatccgcaaggacgacgaggtgcaggtcatccGTGACCCTCTCCTAAGAACTGCATCACAAACACAAAAGACTGTTACGAGTGAagaaacaagttccactcgaaggcaaacacaagcatattcaaagAAAGGCAAGTTTAAGATAAATCCCACAAGGTTCCGGACcgcagattaaagtactcgggcatcaggcccgaaggagtttaatggttacaaaaccactcggcataccgaggcaaatttaatcggatcataaaagtttgttcactctgcaagaggaggactggcaggctcgacgaactcatccaagtcgattccatctgcaattcaagtggcagcagcaataaaagtctccatgaaggagtggaagtcaagcttcttggtgttggcaaccttgatcgctgctaGCTTCTCTTCTTTGTCTTCCTTGTAGTGGACGCGAACCagagatagagccacatcagcaccacatcgggcagaagacttcttccattcctgcactcgaccggggATTTCATTgggtcgagtcatcagagactcgaggtcattctggagcgccCCCCTTTGCCAGAGCGCTGTGTCGATtcgcgacaccgcaaccttcagtaGAGCGAGGTAGTCGACGACGCCAGCaagacgagattccagtcggagcacgttcatggcagcttcatccttaacAGGGGAGAGGATGGGGTCCAAGCTCGTCTCAATCCGCctagtctcttcctcgaagttctggcagaattctgcacaCACAATAAAACGATGAGTCAACAACTATATAACGAGTCGACAGCAGAAAGTCAGTCGGACAAGAAAAagcaccttcaagcataaggaataacttcttggcgagtcctccaaGATAATTCTCCAGCTCGTCTCTCTTGCGGGCGATGTCTTCCACTTTCTCGGTCAGGTTCCTTTTGTCCTTCTTCAGCCGGGTCGCCTCTTTGTTCGCTTCATCAAGGGCAACCTTCAatttggtgttctcttcctccagctTTCCGACTGATGCCAGCTTCTGGTCGGCGAGTGTCGTTTTCTCTTCTGCTGTTTTCTGTGCTGCTgcaaggtcaagatccttcttcGCCAAAGCCTGGTTCATTTTCTCTGAAAGAAATAACGCTTGGTTCAGAGGAAGGAAATAACGCTCGGATTCAGAAAAGAGTCAGTCGATAAGGTTTCCATACCAGCAACAtcatccttagccttctgcaaTTCGTCTTGGCTAACTCCAGATCAAGATTGAGCTAGATCTGCTTCTGCTCCAGGTCAGCACACcgagctccaagttcacaagaATTGTATGGTCAGAGGATAGTCAGTCGACAGACGCAATAAAGTAACAAGTTCAAAGatttctaagactactgccgaatcaaacattcaacagtagtctcggggactacacccggtgggtgcactcagcgtgcccccactggttcaatgatacgtctccgtcgtatctacgtttccaaacacttttgcccttgttttggactctaacttgcatgatttgaatggaactaacccggattgacactGTTTTCAatagactttccatggtgttatctatgtgcagaaacaaaagttctcggaatgacctgaaaatccacggaacgtctatttggaaataataaaaaatccttgcaaaagatgaagaccagggggcccacaccctgtccacgagggtggagggcgcgccccctacctcatgggccccctggagctcccccgacctcaactccaactctatatatttgctttcggggagaaaaaaatcacaaagaagaattcatcgcgttttacgatacggagccgccgccaagccctaaaacctctcgggagggctgatatggagtccgttcggggctccggagagggggattcttcgccatcgtcatcatcaaccatcctccatcaccaatttcatgatgctcaccgccgtgcgtgagtaa
Protein-coding regions in this window:
- the LOC123168239 gene encoding uncharacterized protein, with the translated sequence MNQALAKKDLDLAAAQKTAEEKTTLADQKLASVGKLEEENTKLKVALDEANKEATRLKKDKRNLTEKVEDIARKRDELENYLGGLAKKLFLMLEEFCQNFEEETRRIETSLDPILSPVKDEAAMNVLRLESRLAGVVDYLALLKVAVSRIDTALWQRGALQNDLESLMTRPNEIPGRVQEWKKSSARCGADVALSLVRVHYKEDKEEKLAAIKVANTKKLDFHSFMETFIAAAT